From a single Dysidea avara chromosome 14, odDysAvar1.4, whole genome shotgun sequence genomic region:
- the LOC136244513 gene encoding uncharacterized protein yields the protein MHMSRKRKVSLRERASEMNKLKVEKRLRSGEVFREEVRVGTSEEMSEDTREGTSAVDTVPFEDLPAPLEENSSDEEANEGEDYEGSIAEDEIHAIFEDWVSDMKRTDKQKVTMIVYDNYIQRFGLTKTEAAKETGLLFRVNEKTIRRWRKDFLSNSGEFTEDSRGRHNRYHVMMDEQYRDLTLEWVRGHASVKGMPNMTARDFCNWANGTLLPLVREHHPSIPANVSLSTACRWLHKLGFQPSSTKKGVYIDGHERKDVVEYRTLYLRRLEILSSTHAPPPLCTDEVSEPFIGPQRKHLVLLFHDESTYHSNEDQGWMWAEKENQLIRPKGQGRGIMVSDFVDEFNGLLRLTMEEFERGKLEYPDLKQTARVLLKYGAEGEGYWNSDKFIAQVEHVIKIVKVKYPRELYDVIWLFDHSSGHTAFADDALNVNRMNVRSGGAQPKMRDTMWRGRVQKMVLPDGTPKGMKKVLIERGINVTKMIAEQMRNELQKMPDFKYEKTRVETLLHSNNFKGYFIPKFHCELNPIERVWGQSKKFTRAHCDYSFKGLENTLDESLDTIPLNTIRRFFRKMRDYLAAYREGLTLGPQMEAAIKQYKSHRKVRE from the coding sequence ATGCATATGTCAAGAAAGCGCAAGGTGTCCCTAAGGGAAAGGGCTTCTGAAATGAATAAGCTAAAAGTTGAGAAGCGTTTGAGGTCTGGTGAGGTTTTTCGTGAGGAGGTCAGAGTTGGAACGTCGGAAGAGATGAGTGAAGATACCAGAGAAGGCACTAGTGCTGTCGACACCGTTCCATTTGAAGATTTGCCGGCACCTTTAGAAGAAAATAGTAGTGATGAGGAAGCCAATGAAGGTGAAGATTACGAAGGTTCGATTGCTGAAGACGAAATTCACGCTATATTTGAGGACTGGGTTAGTGACATGAAGCGCACAGATAAGCAGAAGGTAACGATGATAGTTTATGACAACTACATCCAGAGGTTTGGGTTAACCAAGACAGAAGCTGCAAAGGAAACTGGGCTACTTTTTAGAGTGAATGAGAAGACAATAAGAAGGTGGAGAAAAGATTTTCTGAGCAACAGTGGAGAATTTACTGAAGATTCCAGAGGAAGACACAATAGGTACCATGTGATGATGGACGAGCAATATCGAGATCTTACTTTAGAGTGGGTTCGTGGACATGCATCTGTGAAGGGTATGCCGAACATGACTGCTCGTGATTTTTGTAATTGGGCAAATGGGACCCTGTTGCCTTTGGTAAGGGAGCACCATCCTAGCATACCAGCCAATGTTAGTTTGAGTACAGCTTGTAGGTGGCTCCACAAGCTAGGGTTTCAGCCCTCCAGCACCAAAAAGGGTGTCTACATTGATGGGCATGAGAGGAAAGATGTAGTCGAATACAGAACCCTTTATTTGAGGCGTTTAGAAATTTTGTCCAGTACTCATGCACCCCCACCTCTATGTACAGATGAAGTGTCAGAGCCTTTTATCGGGCCCCAACGTAAACACTTAGTTTTGCTTTTTCATGACGAGAGCACATATCATTCAAACGAGGATCAGGGCTGGATGTGGGCTGAGAAGGAAAACCAGTTAATTAGACCTAAAGGGCAAGGTCGAGGGATAATGGTAAGCGATTTTGTTGATGAATTCAATGGCTTGTTGAGGTTAACGATGGAAGAGTTCGAAAGAGGCAAATTAGAGTATCCTGATTTAAAGCAGACAGCCCGTGTGCTACTGAAGTATGGGGCTGAGGGTGAAGGTTACTGGAACAGTGACAAATTTATTGCCCAAGTTGAACATGTTATTAAAATTGTTAAAGTTAAGTATCCCAGAGAGTTGTATGATGTGATTTGGCTTTTTGACCATAGTTCTGGTCACACAGCTTTTGCTGATGATGCCCTAAATGTAAACAGAATGAATGTACGTTCTGGTGGGGCACAACCAAAGATGCGGGATACTATGTGGAGGGGTAGGGTACAAAAAATGGTACTCCCTGATGGTACGCCTAAAGGGATGAAGAAAGTTTTGATTGAGAGGGGAATTAAtgtgactaaaatgatagctgaACAGATGAGAAATGAACTTCAAAAAATGCCAGATTTCAAGTACGAGAAAACCAGGGTTGAAACATTATTGCATTCAAACAATTTTAAAGGTTATTTTATTCCAAAATTCCACTGTGAATTAAACCCCATAGAACGAGTATGGGGACAAAGCAAAAAGTTTACCAGAGCTCATTGTGATTATTCATTTAAGGGGTTAGAAAATACGCTGGACGAATCATTAGATACCATTCCACTGAACACCATAAGGAGATTTTTTAGGAAAATGAGGGACTACTTAGCAGCCTATAGAGAAGGGTTAACTTTGGGTCCACAAATGGAAGCTGCTATAAAGCAGTACAAGTCACACCGTAAAgtccgagaatag
- the LOC136244460 gene encoding large ribosomal subunit protein uL18m-like, with protein sequence MSSVGLQLEITNYHITGSVTRNNGTKVVEASTREFCIARHLLYKTTDVSASHNIGRVLAHQYFETGVYRVLWEEDWTIKNNPKVVSFISGVRSEGLLLNEPKFSEKEML encoded by the exons atgagcagtgttgg ACTACAGCTGGAGATCACCAACTATCACATCACAGGGTCAGTCACTCGTAATAATGGTACTAAAGTGGTGGAGGCATCAACCAGAGAGTTCTGTATAGCAAGACACTTGTTGTACAAGACAACTGATGTGTCAGCCAGTCACAATATTGGTAGGGTACTAGCTCATCAATATTTTGAGACTGGAGTGTATCGAGTATTGTGGGAAGAAGACTGGACCATCAAGAATAACCCTAag GTAGTGTCATTCATCAGTGGTGTGAGAAGTGAGGGACTACTACTGAATGAACCAAAATTTAGTGAAAAAGAAATGTTGTAA